The proteins below come from a single Hyperolius riggenbachi isolate aHypRig1 chromosome 8, aHypRig1.pri, whole genome shotgun sequence genomic window:
- the LOC137528821 gene encoding histone-lysine N-methyltransferase PRDM9-like — translation MEKQQVPQAIVNHALEIIAMLAAEDIIVVKKQHDGRRQALTIHTTKVCSSASGSLTGHSEPFITFQGMQDWMPRRIVELANNIIQLLSSEVPMKCEDVTAGFSGNDWAHLERHEQQCNDNQDASGKTAALVQQNVDMGNPIKCSIKEEPEDGPYPGFDGICRPPSSELIPGSADRTSPVSDTDTSMPNSEEQLGFISTCYIKSEPEYSDETTMDSVYSRVSGPSSDLIPGSADRSPPLPAIDSVVSVSEEPSAELGLILTHYIKSEPGGDSAETTMDSICSESPQERVCAYQLVNYIKEEPEESQEPNFPTSEDTEDSMDDNVKDDDEDYIAGSEPGIRSGGANRKRQSDSETPPISCEVCGKVLMNKSSLERHLMIHTGQRPFSCSECGKTFSCKNHLNTHKRTHTGERPYRCEECGRRFFNHQHMVLHQVVHTGEKPFTCPVCGKGFTRQSSVVKHSGMHAEKKPHVCTECGKSYCQYANLVVHQRLHSGEKPFVCRYCDRGFTCKATMQRHERSHTGEKPYACTHCEKSFMDHSTLSKHKSKNHPQEPNPA, via the exons ATGGAGAAGCAGCAAGTGCCCCAAGCTATAGTGAATCATGCCTTGGAGATCATCGCCATGTTGGCGGCAGAG GATATCATTGTTGTGAAGAAGCAGCATGATGGGCGGCGGCAGGCCTTAACTATTCATACCACAAaggtctgcagcagtgctagtgGCTCTCTGACAGGACATTCAGAACCCTTCATCACTTTCCAGGGCATGCAAGACTGGATGCCGAGGAGGATTGTGGAGCTAGCCAACAACATTATCCAGCTGCTGAGCAGTGAG GTACCAATGAAGTGTGAAGACGTCACTGCCGGTTTCTCAGGCAACGATTGGGCACATCTAGAAAGACATGAACAGCAATGTAATGACAACCAAGATGCCAGCG GGAAAACAGCAGCTTTAGTCCAGCAAAACGTAGACATGGGAAACCCAATCAAATGCAGTATAAAGGAGGAGCCAGAGGATGGACCTTACCCAGGCTTTG ATGGAATTTGTAGACCACCTTCATCAGAGCTGATCCCAGGAAGTGCAGACAGAACTTCTCCCGTATCTGATACTGACACCAGCATGCCGAATTCAGAAGAGCAACTTGGCTTTATTTCAACCTGTTATATCAAATCTGAGCCTGAATATTCTGATGAAACCACCATGGACAGCGTCTACTCAA GAGTTTCTGGACCTTCATCTGACCTGATTCCAGGAAGTGCAGACAGAAGTCCTCCCCTGCCTGCTATTGACTCTGTTGTGTCTGTTTCTGAAGAACCAAGTGCTGAACTTGGCTTAATTCTGACACATTATATCAAATCTGAGCCTGGAGGAGATTCTGCTGAAACCACCATGGACAGCATCTGCTCGG AGTCCCCCCAGGAACGAGTATGTGCTTACCAGCTTGTGAATTACATCAAGGAAGAACCAGAGGAAAGCCAAGAACCCAATTTTCCCACATCGGAGGACACAGAAGATTCAA TGGATGACAATGTGAAAGATGATGACGAGGACTACATAGCAGGGTCAGAACCTGGCATCAGATCAGGAGGAGCCAATAGAAAGCGCCAGTCAGATTCTGAGACGCCGCCCATTTCATGTGAGGTGTGCGGCAAAGTGCTTATGAACAAGTCTTCGCTTGAGAGGCACCTGATGATCCACACTGGACAGCGGCCATTCTCATGCAGCGAGTGTGGCAAAACATTCTCCTGCAAGAACCACCTGAATACTCACAAGAGAACACATACCGGAGAACGGCCCTACCGCTGCGAGGAATGTGGCCGCAGGTTCTTCAACCATCAACATATGGTCCTTCACCAGGTGGTCCACACTGGGGAGAAACCTTTCACCTGTCCcgtctgtgggaagggtttcacccgaCAATCCAGTGTGGTCAAGCACTCTGGCATGCATGCAGAGAAGAAGCCGCACGTGTGCACGGAGTGTGGAAAGAGCTACTGCCAATATGCCAACCTGGTGGTCCACCAGCGGTTGCATTCAGGAGAGAAGCCGTTTGTCTGCAGGTACTGTGATCGAGGCTTTACCTGTAAGGCCACTATGCAGAGGCATGAgaggtctcacactggtgaaaaaccaTACGCTTGTACCCACTGTGAGAAAAGCTTTATGGACCACTCCACCCTTTCTAAGCACAAGAGTAAGAACCACCCACAGGAGCCCAACCCGGCCTAG